The Oryza glaberrima chromosome 9, OglaRS2, whole genome shotgun sequence genome includes a window with the following:
- the LOC127784321 gene encoding kinesin-like protein KIN-7I isoform X3 — protein MERIHVAVRARPLTAEDAGSSPWRVSGNAIALSTQPSIRFEFDRIFGEECRTADVYGARTKHIVDSAVRGFNGTVFAYGQTNSGKTYTMRGSGNEPGIIPLAVHDLFRTIEEHLDREFLLRMSYMEIYNEEINDLLVPEHRKLQIHESIERGIYVAGLREEIVTCPEQVLEFMSFGESHRHIGETNMNVYSSRSHTIFRMVIESREKVDESEAGESCDAVRVSVLNLVDLAGSERAAKTGAEGVRLKEGSHINKSLMTLGTVIKKLSEGIEGQGGHVPYRDSKLTRILQPALGGNANTAIICNITLAQVHADETKSSLQFASRALRVTNCACVNEILTDAALLKRQRKEIEELRAKLRNSQSEHWEEEILNLRNTLLQSELEKERISLELEEEKKAKEQRDKRLIEQAKKIENLSSLVLNSERDDRTTVSSKNKRRLTWCPGLLSRQFDGQVLESVQEDPPSSTVRHGRNMEMPLHFEELIQESCESSIKHYTDAYSSGSLSCEDDSLPDSHALLHVTSRRKPNTMKKSDQEQLMGLASERIIPQELNDWKYTTQSQENIKACVNGLSARESEAILVIKQLEDQIKLLELEKSSFQNNLDDVLELATQQKASFHEKYEELQQNALVAQEQAKIANEKLSKQEAAYEFLTGIFVETESIAVQMDQSTRSVDNALSFIEELFQNLFMMAKNFTEAKQFVCGDITQFSSVIRDYENISNCLREKLSKLEMEKKILDEQSLDQKDELQRLKSSLESCEKAMEDCNIQNELEKDSILSELLTLQKEVVYLSSSSLMKEKESIRKELDRTKTKLKETENKLKNSIQEKIKLESEKAEAQREIKKLQSQRTLLERDLRKRDSFTVDKRHEQNVKSKELAGIYDQAVQIQEDYGKLEMHAFDMEAEIASLQEALVTTIAEKEEALSRVELLTSAVEDLESRLNSAESETSSLLEETAVLTRKLDASESISKKLEASISSLSREKEDMGIELTDVLLEMESERSTWTAKEKAYLEAKQKLNICNENNCKLSEDLIKVRQELVCCREQYSILEAKMIFSKNDTNEEKYCRETFEESERLLKKERNIDTGVNENLIQAKATIDELSSRISIVEAKMKNDASAYNKENTKLRMQIRWMQPELDAHRGRLKEAINEMKLMDTKYLEASTKLKKDLSFYCREVLRLKEQLKESQVKAT, from the exons ATGGAGCGGATCCACGTCGCCGTGCGGGCGCGGCCGCTCACGGCGGAGGACGCTGGAAGCAGCCCGTGGCGGGTCTCCGGCAACGCCATCGCGCTCTCCACCCAGCCCTCCATCCGCTTCGAGTTCG ATAGGATATTCGGCGAGGAGTGCCGCACCGCCGACGTCTACGGGGCCCGCACCAAGCACATCGTCGACTCCGCAGTAAGAGGTTTCAACG GCACAGTTTTTGCATATGGACAAACTAACAGTGGGAAGACTTATACAATGAGAGGGTCTGGTAATGAACCTGGGATAATACCTCTTGCAGTTCATGATCTATTCAGGACTATCGAAGAG catttggACAGAGAATTTCTTCTCCGCATGTCTTATATGGAAATTTATAATGAGGAAATAAATGATCTTCTCGTCCCGGAACATCGGAAATTGCAGATTCATGAAAGCATCGAG AGGGGCATATATGTTGCTGGCTTAAGAGAGGAAATTGTTACCTGTCCTGAACAAGTACTGGAGTTTATGTCATTTGGAGAAT CTCACCGTCATATTGGGGAAACAAACATGAATGTGTACAGCAGTCGTTCTCATACCATATTTCGCATG GTAATCGAGAGTCGAGAAAAGGTTGATGAAAGTGAAGCGGGAGAGTCGTGTGATGCTGTTCGAGTATCTGTTCTG AATCTGGTAGATTTAGCTGGTTCAGAACGTGCTGCAAAGACTGGTGCTGAAGGTGTGAGACTTAAGGAGGGCTCTCACATTAACAAAAGTCTTATGACCCTTGGTACAGTCATCAAGAAACTAAGCGAAGGCATAGAAGGTCAGGG GGGGCATGTTCCTTACCGAGATAGTAAGTTGACAAGGATTTTGCAACCTGCTCTGGGTGGAAATGCCAATACAGCCATTATATGTAATATAACTCTTGCACAG GTCCATGCAGATGAGACCAAAAGCAGCTTACAATTTGCCAGTAGAGCATTACGTGTTACAAATTGTGCATGTGTTAACGAG ATTTTAACAGATGCTGCATTATTAAAACGCCAAAGGAAAGAAATTGAAGAACTTCGAGCGAAACTAAGG AACTCGCAAAGTGAACATTGGGAGGAAGAAATTCTGAATTTGCGAAACACGCTACTGCAG AGTGAACTGGAAAAGGAGAGAATTTCTttggagctggaggaggaaaagaAAGCCAAAGAACAGCGTGATAAGAGGTTGATTGAGCAAGCAAAGAAAATTGAAAACCTTAGTTCATTGGTATTAAATTCAGAAAGGGATGATAGAACTACTGTTTCTAGTAAG AACAAAAGACGGTTGACATGGTGTCCTGGACTACTCTCTAGACAATTTGATGGTCAG GTTTTAGAGTCTGTGCAAGAAGACCCTCCGAGCAGCACAGTTAGGCATGGACGTAATATGGAGATGCCACTGCATTTTGAAGAGTTAATACAAGAAAGCTGTGAAAGCAGTATTAAACATTATACTGATGCTTACTCATCTGGTAGTTTATCCTGTGAAGATGATTCTCTTCCAGATTCACATGCTTTGCTACATGTTACCAGCCGAAGAAAGCCAAATACGATG AAAAAATCAGATCAAGAACAGCTTATGGGGTTGGCGAGTGAACGAATTATTCCCCAAGAACTTAATGACTGGAAATACACCACACAAAGTCAGGAAAACATCAAAGCTTGTGTTAATGGTTTATCTGCTCGAGAATCAGAAGCAATTCTTGTCATTAAGCAACTTGAAGATCAG ATAAAGTTGCTGGAGTTAGAGAAGAGTTCTTTTCAAAATAACTTGGATGATGTTCTTGAATTAGCAACTCAGCAGAAAGCTTCTTTCCATGAGAAGTACGAAGAG CTTCAGCAGAATGCTCTGGTTGCACAAGAACAAGCTAAAATTGCTAATGAAAAGCTTTCCAAACAA GAAGCAGCATATGAATTCCTTACTGGTATATTTGTGGAGACTGAAAGCATAGCTGTGCAAATGGATCAATCAACACGCTCAGTTGACAATGCTCTTTCTTTCATTGAAGAGCTCTTCCAGAATCTCTTCATGATGGCCAAAAACTTCACT GAAGCAAAGCAGTTTGTTTGTGGAGATATTACACAGTTCAGTTCTGTCATTAGGGATTACGAGAACATTTCAAACTGTTTGCGAGAAAAACTCAGCAAACTTGAAATGGAGAAG AAAATATTAGATGAACAATCCCTAGATCAGAAAGATGAACTTCAACGGTTGAAATCTAGCTTAGAAAGTTGTGAGAAAGCTATGGAG GATTGTAATATTCAAAATGAGCTGGAGAAAGATAGCATTCTATCGGAGCTCTTAACTCTCCAAAAGGAAGTCGTATACTTGTCATCATCTTCTTTGATGAAAGAGAAGGAGTCTATCCGAAAGGAACTTGACAGAacaaaaacaaagttaaaagAGACCgagaacaaacttaaaaattccATTCAAGAGAAGATAAAACTTGAG AGTGAAAAGGCTGAGGCCCAGAGAGAAATAAAGAAGCTACAGAGCCAAAGGACTCTTCTTGAACGTGATTTACGGAAACGTGATTCGTTTACTGTTGACAAAAGACATGAACAGAATGTGAAGTCGAAGGAGCTTGCCGGTATCTATGATCAAGCTGTCCAGATTCAG GAGGACTACGGAAAGCTTGAGATGCATGCTTTTGATATGGAGGCTGAAATTGCTTCGTTACAAGAAGCTTTAGTTACTACCATTGCAGAAAAGGAAGAAGCATTATCTAGAGTGGAGCTTCTCACATCAGCAGTGGAAGATCTTGAAAGTAGGTTGAATTCAGCAGAATCAGAGACTAGTTCCTTGCTTGAGGAGACTGCTGTCTTG ACTAGGAAGTTAGATGCATCTGAATCTATCTCTAAAAAACTTGAGGCTTCTATTAGTTCTTTATCAAGGGAAAAAGAAGACATGGGAATT GAACTTACTGATGTTCTTCTGGAAATGGAGTCTGAAAGATCAACGTGGACTGCCAAGGAGAAAGCTTATCTTGAAGCCAAACAAAAACTGAATATCTGCAATGAGAACAATTGCAAATTATCAGAAGATTTGATTAAG GTGAGACAAGAATTGGTGTGTTGCAGAGAACAGTACAGTATTCTTGAGGCTAAAATGATTTTCTCCAAGAATGACACAAATGAGGAGAAATACTG CAGGGAGACTTTTGAAGAATCAGAACGACTtctgaagaaagaaagaaacattgACACCGGTGTGAATGAAAAT TTAATACAGGCCAAAGCTACTATAGATGAGTTGAGTTCTAGGATATCTATCGTGGAAGCCAAAATGAAAAAT GATGCTTCGGCTTATAACAAAGAGAACACAAAGCTTAGGATGCAGATTCGGTGGATGCAACCAGAACTTGATGCACACCGTGGAAGGCTTAAAGAAGCAATAAATGAGATGAAGCTGATGGACACAAAGTATCTGGAAGCATCCACcaagctgaagaaggacctttCTTTCTACTGTCGTGAGGTTCTGAGGTTGAAAGAACAGCTTAAAGAATCACAAGTTAAAGCAACTTGA
- the LOC127784321 gene encoding kinesin-like protein KIN-7I isoform X2, with protein MERIHVAVRARPLTAEDAGSSPWRVSGNAIALSTQPSIRFEFDRIFGEECRTADVYGARTKHIVDSAVRGFNGTVFAYGQTNSGKTYTMRGSGNEPGIIPLAVHDLFRTIEEHLDREFLLRMSYMEIYNEEINDLLVPEHRKLQIHESIERGIYVAGLREEIVTCPEQVLEFMSFGESHRHIGETNMNVYSSRSHTIFRMVIESREKVDESEAGESCDAVRVSVLNLVDLAGSERAAKTGAEGVRLKEGSHINKSLMTLGTVIKKLSEGIEGQGGHVPYRDSKLTRILQPALGGNANTAIICNITLAQVHADETKSSLQFASRALRVTNCACVNEILTDAALLKRQRKEIEELRAKLRNSQSEHWEEEILNLRNTLLQSELEKERISLELEEEKKAKEQRDKRLIEQAKKIENLSSLVLNSERDDRTTVSSKNKRRLTWCPGLLSRQFDGQVLESVQEDPPSSTVRHGRNMEMPLHFEELIQESCESSIKHYTDAYSSGSLSCEDDSLPDSHALLHVTSRRKPNTMKKSDQEQLMGLASERIIPQELNDWKYTTQSQENIKACVNGLSARESEAILVIKQLEDQQIKLLELEKSSFQNNLDDVLELATQQKASFHEKYEELQQNALVAQEQAKIANEKLSKQEAAYEFLTGIFVETESIAVQMDQSTRSVDNALSFIEELFQNLFMMAKNFTEAKQFVCGDITQFSSVIRDYENISNCLREKLSKLEMEKKILDEQSLDQKDELQRLKSSLESCEKAMEDCNIQNELEKDSILSELLTLQKEVVYLSSSSLMKEKESIRKELDRTKTKLKETENKLKNSIQEKIKLESEKAEAQREIKKLQSQRTLLERDLRKRDSFTVDKRHEQNVKSKELAGIYDQAVQIQEDYGKLEMHAFDMEAEIASLQEALVTTIAEKEEALSRVELLTSAVEDLESRLNSAESETSSLLEETAVLTRKLDASESISKKLEASISSLSREKEDMGIELTDVLLEMESERSTWTAKEKAYLEAKQKLNICNENNCKLSEDLIKVRQELVCCREQYSILEAKMIFSKNDTNEEKYCRETFEESERLLKKERNIDTGVNENLIQAKATIDELSSRISIVEAKMKNDASAYNKENTKLRMQIRWMQPELDAHRGRLKEAINEMKLMDTKYLEASTKLKKDLSFYCREVLRLKEQLKESQVKAT; from the exons ATGGAGCGGATCCACGTCGCCGTGCGGGCGCGGCCGCTCACGGCGGAGGACGCTGGAAGCAGCCCGTGGCGGGTCTCCGGCAACGCCATCGCGCTCTCCACCCAGCCCTCCATCCGCTTCGAGTTCG ATAGGATATTCGGCGAGGAGTGCCGCACCGCCGACGTCTACGGGGCCCGCACCAAGCACATCGTCGACTCCGCAGTAAGAGGTTTCAACG GCACAGTTTTTGCATATGGACAAACTAACAGTGGGAAGACTTATACAATGAGAGGGTCTGGTAATGAACCTGGGATAATACCTCTTGCAGTTCATGATCTATTCAGGACTATCGAAGAG catttggACAGAGAATTTCTTCTCCGCATGTCTTATATGGAAATTTATAATGAGGAAATAAATGATCTTCTCGTCCCGGAACATCGGAAATTGCAGATTCATGAAAGCATCGAG AGGGGCATATATGTTGCTGGCTTAAGAGAGGAAATTGTTACCTGTCCTGAACAAGTACTGGAGTTTATGTCATTTGGAGAAT CTCACCGTCATATTGGGGAAACAAACATGAATGTGTACAGCAGTCGTTCTCATACCATATTTCGCATG GTAATCGAGAGTCGAGAAAAGGTTGATGAAAGTGAAGCGGGAGAGTCGTGTGATGCTGTTCGAGTATCTGTTCTG AATCTGGTAGATTTAGCTGGTTCAGAACGTGCTGCAAAGACTGGTGCTGAAGGTGTGAGACTTAAGGAGGGCTCTCACATTAACAAAAGTCTTATGACCCTTGGTACAGTCATCAAGAAACTAAGCGAAGGCATAGAAGGTCAGGG GGGGCATGTTCCTTACCGAGATAGTAAGTTGACAAGGATTTTGCAACCTGCTCTGGGTGGAAATGCCAATACAGCCATTATATGTAATATAACTCTTGCACAG GTCCATGCAGATGAGACCAAAAGCAGCTTACAATTTGCCAGTAGAGCATTACGTGTTACAAATTGTGCATGTGTTAACGAG ATTTTAACAGATGCTGCATTATTAAAACGCCAAAGGAAAGAAATTGAAGAACTTCGAGCGAAACTAAGG AACTCGCAAAGTGAACATTGGGAGGAAGAAATTCTGAATTTGCGAAACACGCTACTGCAG AGTGAACTGGAAAAGGAGAGAATTTCTttggagctggaggaggaaaagaAAGCCAAAGAACAGCGTGATAAGAGGTTGATTGAGCAAGCAAAGAAAATTGAAAACCTTAGTTCATTGGTATTAAATTCAGAAAGGGATGATAGAACTACTGTTTCTAGTAAG AACAAAAGACGGTTGACATGGTGTCCTGGACTACTCTCTAGACAATTTGATGGTCAG GTTTTAGAGTCTGTGCAAGAAGACCCTCCGAGCAGCACAGTTAGGCATGGACGTAATATGGAGATGCCACTGCATTTTGAAGAGTTAATACAAGAAAGCTGTGAAAGCAGTATTAAACATTATACTGATGCTTACTCATCTGGTAGTTTATCCTGTGAAGATGATTCTCTTCCAGATTCACATGCTTTGCTACATGTTACCAGCCGAAGAAAGCCAAATACGATG AAAAAATCAGATCAAGAACAGCTTATGGGGTTGGCGAGTGAACGAATTATTCCCCAAGAACTTAATGACTGGAAATACACCACACAAAGTCAGGAAAACATCAAAGCTTGTGTTAATGGTTTATCTGCTCGAGAATCAGAAGCAATTCTTGTCATTAAGCAACTTGAAGATCAG CAGATAAAGTTGCTGGAGTTAGAGAAGAGTTCTTTTCAAAATAACTTGGATGATGTTCTTGAATTAGCAACTCAGCAGAAAGCTTCTTTCCATGAGAAGTACGAAGAG CTTCAGCAGAATGCTCTGGTTGCACAAGAACAAGCTAAAATTGCTAATGAAAAGCTTTCCAAACAA GAAGCAGCATATGAATTCCTTACTGGTATATTTGTGGAGACTGAAAGCATAGCTGTGCAAATGGATCAATCAACACGCTCAGTTGACAATGCTCTTTCTTTCATTGAAGAGCTCTTCCAGAATCTCTTCATGATGGCCAAAAACTTCACT GAAGCAAAGCAGTTTGTTTGTGGAGATATTACACAGTTCAGTTCTGTCATTAGGGATTACGAGAACATTTCAAACTGTTTGCGAGAAAAACTCAGCAAACTTGAAATGGAGAAG AAAATATTAGATGAACAATCCCTAGATCAGAAAGATGAACTTCAACGGTTGAAATCTAGCTTAGAAAGTTGTGAGAAAGCTATGGAG GATTGTAATATTCAAAATGAGCTGGAGAAAGATAGCATTCTATCGGAGCTCTTAACTCTCCAAAAGGAAGTCGTATACTTGTCATCATCTTCTTTGATGAAAGAGAAGGAGTCTATCCGAAAGGAACTTGACAGAacaaaaacaaagttaaaagAGACCgagaacaaacttaaaaattccATTCAAGAGAAGATAAAACTTGAG AGTGAAAAGGCTGAGGCCCAGAGAGAAATAAAGAAGCTACAGAGCCAAAGGACTCTTCTTGAACGTGATTTACGGAAACGTGATTCGTTTACTGTTGACAAAAGACATGAACAGAATGTGAAGTCGAAGGAGCTTGCCGGTATCTATGATCAAGCTGTCCAGATTCAG GAGGACTACGGAAAGCTTGAGATGCATGCTTTTGATATGGAGGCTGAAATTGCTTCGTTACAAGAAGCTTTAGTTACTACCATTGCAGAAAAGGAAGAAGCATTATCTAGAGTGGAGCTTCTCACATCAGCAGTGGAAGATCTTGAAAGTAGGTTGAATTCAGCAGAATCAGAGACTAGTTCCTTGCTTGAGGAGACTGCTGTCTTG ACTAGGAAGTTAGATGCATCTGAATCTATCTCTAAAAAACTTGAGGCTTCTATTAGTTCTTTATCAAGGGAAAAAGAAGACATGGGAATT GAACTTACTGATGTTCTTCTGGAAATGGAGTCTGAAAGATCAACGTGGACTGCCAAGGAGAAAGCTTATCTTGAAGCCAAACAAAAACTGAATATCTGCAATGAGAACAATTGCAAATTATCAGAAGATTTGATTAAG GTGAGACAAGAATTGGTGTGTTGCAGAGAACAGTACAGTATTCTTGAGGCTAAAATGATTTTCTCCAAGAATGACACAAATGAGGAGAAATACTG CAGGGAGACTTTTGAAGAATCAGAACGACTtctgaagaaagaaagaaacattgACACCGGTGTGAATGAAAAT TTAATACAGGCCAAAGCTACTATAGATGAGTTGAGTTCTAGGATATCTATCGTGGAAGCCAAAATGAAAAAT GATGCTTCGGCTTATAACAAAGAGAACACAAAGCTTAGGATGCAGATTCGGTGGATGCAACCAGAACTTGATGCACACCGTGGAAGGCTTAAAGAAGCAATAAATGAGATGAAGCTGATGGACACAAAGTATCTGGAAGCATCCACcaagctgaagaaggacctttCTTTCTACTGTCGTGAGGTTCTGAGGTTGAAAGAACAGCTTAAAGAATCACAAGTTAAAGCAACTTGA
- the LOC127784321 gene encoding kinesin-like protein KIN-7I isoform X1, with amino-acid sequence MERIHVAVRARPLTAEDAGSSPWRVSGNAIALSTQPSIRFEFDRIFGEECRTADVYGARTKHIVDSAVRGFNGTVFAYGQTNSGKTYTMRGSGNEPGIIPLAVHDLFRTIEEHLDREFLLRMSYMEIYNEEINDLLVPEHRKLQIHESIERGIYVAGLREEIVTCPEQVLEFMSFGESHRHIGETNMNVYSSRSHTIFRMVIESREKVDESEAGESCDAVRVSVLNLVDLAGSERAAKTGAEGVRLKEGSHINKSLMTLGTVIKKLSEGIEGQGGHVPYRDSKLTRILQPALGGNANTAIICNITLAQVHADETKSSLQFASRALRVTNCACVNEILTDAALLKRQRKEIEELRAKLRNSQSEHWEEEILNLRNTLLQSELEKERISLELEEEKKAKEQRDKRLIEQAKKIENLSSLVLNSERDDRTTVSSKNKRRLTWCPGLLSRQFDGQVLESVQEDPPSSTVRHGRNMEMPLHFEELIQESCESSIKHYTDAYSSGSLSCEDDSLPDSHALLHVTSRRKPNTMKKSDQEQLMGLASERIIPQELNDWKYTTQSQENIKACVNGLSARESEAILVIKQLEDQQIKLLELEKSSFQNNLDDVLELATQQKASFHEKYEELQQNALVAQEQAKIANEKLSKQEAAYEFLTGIFVETESIAVQMDQSTRSVDNALSFIEELFQNLFMMAKNFTEAKQFVCGDITQFSSVIRDYENISNCLREKLSKLEMEKKILDEQSLDQKDELQRLKSSLESCEKAMEDCNIQNELEKDSILSELLTLQKEVVYLSSSSLMKEKESIRKELDRTKTKLKETENKLKNSIQEKIKLESEKAEAQREIKKLQSQRTLLERDLRKRDSFTVDKRHEQNVKSKELAGIYDQAVQIQEDYGKLEMHAFDMEAEIASLQEALVTTIAEKEEALSRVELLTSAVEDLESRLNSAESETSSLLEETAVLTRKLDASESISKKLEASISSLSREKEDMGIELTDVLLEMESERSTWTAKEKAYLEAKQKLNICNENNCKLSEDLIKVRQELVCCREQYSILEAKMIFSKNDTNEEKYCRETFEESERLLKKERNIDTGVNENELHQQLLSITEERDKLLSEIKYMNSVINESEVLKENHSKKLIQAKATIDELSSRISIVEAKMKNDASAYNKENTKLRMQIRWMQPELDAHRGRLKEAINEMKLMDTKYLEASTKLKKDLSFYCREVLRLKEQLKESQVKAT; translated from the exons ATGGAGCGGATCCACGTCGCCGTGCGGGCGCGGCCGCTCACGGCGGAGGACGCTGGAAGCAGCCCGTGGCGGGTCTCCGGCAACGCCATCGCGCTCTCCACCCAGCCCTCCATCCGCTTCGAGTTCG ATAGGATATTCGGCGAGGAGTGCCGCACCGCCGACGTCTACGGGGCCCGCACCAAGCACATCGTCGACTCCGCAGTAAGAGGTTTCAACG GCACAGTTTTTGCATATGGACAAACTAACAGTGGGAAGACTTATACAATGAGAGGGTCTGGTAATGAACCTGGGATAATACCTCTTGCAGTTCATGATCTATTCAGGACTATCGAAGAG catttggACAGAGAATTTCTTCTCCGCATGTCTTATATGGAAATTTATAATGAGGAAATAAATGATCTTCTCGTCCCGGAACATCGGAAATTGCAGATTCATGAAAGCATCGAG AGGGGCATATATGTTGCTGGCTTAAGAGAGGAAATTGTTACCTGTCCTGAACAAGTACTGGAGTTTATGTCATTTGGAGAAT CTCACCGTCATATTGGGGAAACAAACATGAATGTGTACAGCAGTCGTTCTCATACCATATTTCGCATG GTAATCGAGAGTCGAGAAAAGGTTGATGAAAGTGAAGCGGGAGAGTCGTGTGATGCTGTTCGAGTATCTGTTCTG AATCTGGTAGATTTAGCTGGTTCAGAACGTGCTGCAAAGACTGGTGCTGAAGGTGTGAGACTTAAGGAGGGCTCTCACATTAACAAAAGTCTTATGACCCTTGGTACAGTCATCAAGAAACTAAGCGAAGGCATAGAAGGTCAGGG GGGGCATGTTCCTTACCGAGATAGTAAGTTGACAAGGATTTTGCAACCTGCTCTGGGTGGAAATGCCAATACAGCCATTATATGTAATATAACTCTTGCACAG GTCCATGCAGATGAGACCAAAAGCAGCTTACAATTTGCCAGTAGAGCATTACGTGTTACAAATTGTGCATGTGTTAACGAG ATTTTAACAGATGCTGCATTATTAAAACGCCAAAGGAAAGAAATTGAAGAACTTCGAGCGAAACTAAGG AACTCGCAAAGTGAACATTGGGAGGAAGAAATTCTGAATTTGCGAAACACGCTACTGCAG AGTGAACTGGAAAAGGAGAGAATTTCTttggagctggaggaggaaaagaAAGCCAAAGAACAGCGTGATAAGAGGTTGATTGAGCAAGCAAAGAAAATTGAAAACCTTAGTTCATTGGTATTAAATTCAGAAAGGGATGATAGAACTACTGTTTCTAGTAAG AACAAAAGACGGTTGACATGGTGTCCTGGACTACTCTCTAGACAATTTGATGGTCAG GTTTTAGAGTCTGTGCAAGAAGACCCTCCGAGCAGCACAGTTAGGCATGGACGTAATATGGAGATGCCACTGCATTTTGAAGAGTTAATACAAGAAAGCTGTGAAAGCAGTATTAAACATTATACTGATGCTTACTCATCTGGTAGTTTATCCTGTGAAGATGATTCTCTTCCAGATTCACATGCTTTGCTACATGTTACCAGCCGAAGAAAGCCAAATACGATG AAAAAATCAGATCAAGAACAGCTTATGGGGTTGGCGAGTGAACGAATTATTCCCCAAGAACTTAATGACTGGAAATACACCACACAAAGTCAGGAAAACATCAAAGCTTGTGTTAATGGTTTATCTGCTCGAGAATCAGAAGCAATTCTTGTCATTAAGCAACTTGAAGATCAG CAGATAAAGTTGCTGGAGTTAGAGAAGAGTTCTTTTCAAAATAACTTGGATGATGTTCTTGAATTAGCAACTCAGCAGAAAGCTTCTTTCCATGAGAAGTACGAAGAG CTTCAGCAGAATGCTCTGGTTGCACAAGAACAAGCTAAAATTGCTAATGAAAAGCTTTCCAAACAA GAAGCAGCATATGAATTCCTTACTGGTATATTTGTGGAGACTGAAAGCATAGCTGTGCAAATGGATCAATCAACACGCTCAGTTGACAATGCTCTTTCTTTCATTGAAGAGCTCTTCCAGAATCTCTTCATGATGGCCAAAAACTTCACT GAAGCAAAGCAGTTTGTTTGTGGAGATATTACACAGTTCAGTTCTGTCATTAGGGATTACGAGAACATTTCAAACTGTTTGCGAGAAAAACTCAGCAAACTTGAAATGGAGAAG AAAATATTAGATGAACAATCCCTAGATCAGAAAGATGAACTTCAACGGTTGAAATCTAGCTTAGAAAGTTGTGAGAAAGCTATGGAG GATTGTAATATTCAAAATGAGCTGGAGAAAGATAGCATTCTATCGGAGCTCTTAACTCTCCAAAAGGAAGTCGTATACTTGTCATCATCTTCTTTGATGAAAGAGAAGGAGTCTATCCGAAAGGAACTTGACAGAacaaaaacaaagttaaaagAGACCgagaacaaacttaaaaattccATTCAAGAGAAGATAAAACTTGAG AGTGAAAAGGCTGAGGCCCAGAGAGAAATAAAGAAGCTACAGAGCCAAAGGACTCTTCTTGAACGTGATTTACGGAAACGTGATTCGTTTACTGTTGACAAAAGACATGAACAGAATGTGAAGTCGAAGGAGCTTGCCGGTATCTATGATCAAGCTGTCCAGATTCAG GAGGACTACGGAAAGCTTGAGATGCATGCTTTTGATATGGAGGCTGAAATTGCTTCGTTACAAGAAGCTTTAGTTACTACCATTGCAGAAAAGGAAGAAGCATTATCTAGAGTGGAGCTTCTCACATCAGCAGTGGAAGATCTTGAAAGTAGGTTGAATTCAGCAGAATCAGAGACTAGTTCCTTGCTTGAGGAGACTGCTGTCTTG ACTAGGAAGTTAGATGCATCTGAATCTATCTCTAAAAAACTTGAGGCTTCTATTAGTTCTTTATCAAGGGAAAAAGAAGACATGGGAATT GAACTTACTGATGTTCTTCTGGAAATGGAGTCTGAAAGATCAACGTGGACTGCCAAGGAGAAAGCTTATCTTGAAGCCAAACAAAAACTGAATATCTGCAATGAGAACAATTGCAAATTATCAGAAGATTTGATTAAG GTGAGACAAGAATTGGTGTGTTGCAGAGAACAGTACAGTATTCTTGAGGCTAAAATGATTTTCTCCAAGAATGACACAAATGAGGAGAAATACTG CAGGGAGACTTTTGAAGAATCAGAACGACTtctgaagaaagaaagaaacattgACACCGGTGTGAATGAAAAT GAACTTCACCAACAACTATTGTCGATTACAGAAGAACGTGACAAGTTACTTTCTGAGATTAAATATATGAATTCAGTCATCAATGAATCAGAGGTTTTAAAAGAGAATCATAGTAAAAAG TTAATACAGGCCAAAGCTACTATAGATGAGTTGAGTTCTAGGATATCTATCGTGGAAGCCAAAATGAAAAAT GATGCTTCGGCTTATAACAAAGAGAACACAAAGCTTAGGATGCAGATTCGGTGGATGCAACCAGAACTTGATGCACACCGTGGAAGGCTTAAAGAAGCAATAAATGAGATGAAGCTGATGGACACAAAGTATCTGGAAGCATCCACcaagctgaagaaggacctttCTTTCTACTGTCGTGAGGTTCTGAGGTTGAAAGAACAGCTTAAAGAATCACAAGTTAAAGCAACTTGA